The Pseudomonadota bacterium region AGGGGCCCCAAGCGCTGCTCCGCCGTGCAGGCGGGCGAGCTCGTCTGAAAGCAGGCTGTCCCAGCGATCCATCACGGCCTGTTTCGAGAAGCGGCGCTGGTAGGTCGTGAAAGCGCGACGCCGCATGGCTTGAACCTCGCCCGGGTTTGAAGCGAGCTCTGCGAGCCTGTGCGCGAGCTTGTCGAGGTTCAGGCCGCGTGCGTTGAAGCCAACTTGGTGCTCGTCGATCCACTCGCTGATGCTCGAGTCTGCCGGGCCCGAGTACAGCACCGGCCTACCTACGGCCAGCGAGCCGAAAAACTTCGAAGGCACGACGATCCCGGACCACTCGGGCCGCAAGCTCATCAGGTGAAGGTCCGCCGAGGCCAGCCGGGCAACGAGCTGCTCTTCCCTGGCAAAGGGTGCGAGCCTCACGGCATCGTCATCGCGCAGCGCGGCCCGAAGCTCGTCTGCCCGGTTACCACGGCAGGCAAAGCAGAACACGATCCCGGCATCGAGCTTTCGGGCACGCCGCGCCAGCTCGACAAAGGGCTCGAACTCGTGCGCCTTGCCCAGATTGCCCGAGTAGAGCAGGGCGAGCCTGGCGTCCCCGAACAGCGCCCGCCGCACCTGCGCATCAACAGGCGGAAGCTGTCCGGGCTCCGCCAGCGCCCACGGAGTCATGGTAGCCGTGCGGGCGCGATGCCCGTACGTCGCGAGCCGCCTTCGCATGCAGGGGCCGAGATCCACCAGCACGTC contains the following coding sequences:
- a CDS encoding glycosyltransferase family 4 protein, giving the protein MLSARRRLTILYHFFHPDDVVSARHFGDFAEELARRDWNVEVLTSNRYCRYPARAIEQLDETWHGVRVHRSRRPAFDQSRDLQRLLNLGWMTAAWGRRVLRGRRNGLHVVGSDPQFSQVLFPIIKAASRHNRVIHWAYDLYPDAIVANAPFGKAAAAARAIRPVVKHLYRYADVLVDLGPCMRRRLATYGHRARTATMTPWALAEPGQLPPVDAQVRRALFGDARLALLYSGNLGKAHEFEPFVELARRARKLDAGIVFCFACRGNRADELRAALRDDDAVRLAPFAREEQLVARLASADLHLMSLRPEWSGIVVPSKFFGSLAVGRPVLYSGPADSSISEWIDEHQVGFNARGLNLDKLAHRLAELASNPGEVQAMRRRAFTTYQRRFSKQAVMDRWDSLLSDELARLHGGAALGAP